In one window of Streptomyces sp. NBC_00193 DNA:
- a CDS encoding ABC transporter ATP-binding protein translates to MTTATTAPPVLRLAGISHTYSGQRRRTTVLRDVDYSFERGTFYTILGPSGSGKTTLLSLASGLDTPTQGTVTFDGQDLTALGLGRYRNKHAATIFQQYNLLTYMTALQNVTTAMEITGAKPPTGSRKARALQLLEGIGLDKAMAARNVMQLSGGQQQRVAIARALACDVDILFADEPTGNLDEDTAQGIIDTFRDLAHLQDKCVVVVTHSQQLAAQSDRILNLRKGKLTEQTNARRPSQ, encoded by the coding sequence ATGACCACCGCCACCACGGCCCCGCCCGTCCTGCGCCTCGCGGGCATCAGCCACACCTACTCCGGCCAGCGCCGCAGGACCACGGTCCTGAGGGACGTCGACTACTCCTTCGAACGCGGCACCTTCTACACCATCCTGGGCCCCTCGGGGAGCGGCAAGACCACCCTGCTCTCGCTCGCCAGCGGCCTCGACACCCCCACCCAGGGCACGGTCACCTTCGACGGGCAGGACCTCACCGCGCTCGGCCTGGGCCGCTACCGCAACAAGCACGCCGCCACGATCTTCCAGCAGTACAACCTCCTCACCTACATGACCGCCCTTCAGAACGTCACCACCGCCATGGAGATCACCGGTGCGAAGCCCCCGACCGGAAGCCGCAAGGCACGAGCCCTGCAACTGCTGGAGGGCATCGGCCTCGACAAGGCGATGGCCGCCCGCAACGTCATGCAGCTCTCCGGCGGCCAGCAGCAGCGCGTCGCCATCGCCCGCGCGCTCGCCTGCGACGTCGACATCCTCTTCGCCGACGAACCCACCGGAAACCTCGACGAGGACACCGCCCAGGGCATCATCGACACCTTCCGCGACCTCGCCCACCTGCAGGACAAGTGCGTGGTCGTCGTCACCCACTCGCAGCAACTGGCAGCCCAGTCCGACCGCATCCTCAACCTGCGCAAGGGCAAGCTCACGGAGCAGACGAACGCCCGACGTCCGTCACAGTGA